Proteins from one Candidatus Margulisiibacteriota bacterium genomic window:
- a CDS encoding DUF5131 family protein: MKKTNIEWTEMTWKITTGCKHNCPYCYCRRFMKDTTPRYHPERHDEPLGLKRPTMIFVANTGDLMGEWVKDWQIKEVKEVAEKCPQHIFQFLTKNPARYADFQPYPKNCWIGTTITCQEDVGRADDIRGIEAGLRFISFEPILGVIREIDLDGIDWAIVGAESIGNAYTPKDEISSKVWAKPLIEKIQAAGLPLFLKPNLRWPERIREMPFGKNDPSRITTAG; encoded by the coding sequence ATGAAGAAGACAAACATCGAGTGGACGGAAATGACCTGGAAGATCACGACCGGGTGTAAACATAACTGCCCTTATTGCTACTGCCGGCGCTTCATGAAAGACACGACGCCCCGCTACCATCCGGAACGGCACGACGAACCGTTGGGGCTTAAAAGGCCGACGATGATCTTCGTGGCGAATACCGGCGACCTGATGGGCGAATGGGTGAAGGATTGGCAGATTAAGGAAGTGAAAGAAGTGGCAGAAAAGTGCCCGCAGCACATCTTCCAATTTTTGACGAAAAACCCGGCTCGTTACGCCGACTTCCAGCCGTACCCGAAAAACTGTTGGATTGGCACGACGATCACTTGCCAGGAGGACGTCGGCCGGGCGGACGATATAAGGGGGATCGAAGCCGGGCTAAGGTTCATCTCATTCGAGCCGATCCTGGGCGTCATCAGAGAGATCGACCTCGATGGCATAGATTGGGCGATCGTCGGGGCGGAGAGCATCGGCAACGCTTATACGCCGAAGGATGAGATCTCGAGCAAGGTCTGGGCCAAACCGCTGATCGAAAAGATCCAAGCGGCCGGCCTGCCACTTTTTCTTAAGCCGAACTTACGCTGGCCGGAAAGAATCCGGGAGATGCCTTTCGGAAAAAATGATCCCAGCCGCATTACAACAGCTGGGTAA
- a CDS encoding ParB/RepB/Spo0J family partition protein, translating to MKNVKELSLTEVVISMSNPRQKMDAGKLKDLAESIKAQGVIEPIVVRDVVFTLPEKVKGKGLKAEVVEMSDMKVRKYEVVCGARRVEAAKLAGLKEIPAVIMDLDDAQVHEMRLIENLQREDMNAIDEANGFARIVEETKITQEDLASKVGKSQGYVAGRLQLLELSKTIQSAIASGTITPGHGAVILRLTPGVRDKFYGHIVKEKLSIRSAENALAEFARELSQAPFDRKECVKCNFNGTQQAGLFDVDTKLEGRCLNALCFKKKAEDFIAAKVVELKKAGRRVLSIKQYYATPNYYSMVDIGDNYERRTLGKKYEEKCRECPSLIFVVDERVNAQMPSISEHCPDSSCYRRLTTSQRPKSETGEDYRKEREKRQAEERVIEAKRRFWKKSIIEGASPADIDCIVAHLLLEYVSHYASIREGSNPLIDKLSDLDCSGKIAEKFLALPSKELATVMVHLFDIAINRSLNLEDEDLEYFAAHLKKSVAKDFVIDEAYLQPKTKAQLLKLAKELGLYRKAEEATALAQMKKPELITWILGHDLKGKVPAEIAGKKKKGGK from the coding sequence ATGAAAAACGTTAAAGAACTCTCGCTGACTGAAGTGGTGATCTCGATGTCGAATCCGCGGCAGAAGATGGATGCCGGAAAGTTGAAGGACCTGGCCGAATCGATCAAGGCCCAGGGAGTGATCGAGCCGATCGTGGTGCGGGACGTCGTTTTTACCTTGCCGGAGAAAGTAAAAGGGAAGGGGCTAAAGGCCGAGGTCGTTGAGATGAGCGACATGAAGGTCCGCAAATACGAGGTCGTTTGCGGGGCGCGGCGCGTCGAAGCCGCGAAACTGGCCGGGCTGAAAGAGATCCCGGCCGTCATCATGGACTTAGACGACGCCCAGGTCCATGAAATGCGGCTGATCGAGAACCTGCAGCGGGAGGACATGAACGCGATCGACGAGGCGAACGGGTTTGCCAGGATCGTCGAAGAAACGAAGATCACCCAGGAGGATCTCGCGTCCAAGGTAGGGAAAAGCCAGGGCTACGTCGCCGGCCGGCTGCAACTGCTCGAGTTGTCAAAGACGATCCAGAGCGCGATCGCCAGCGGCACGATCACCCCGGGGCATGGCGCGGTGATCCTACGGCTCACTCCGGGGGTTCGGGACAAGTTTTACGGCCATATCGTAAAGGAAAAGTTGTCGATCCGTTCCGCCGAGAACGCCCTGGCCGAGTTTGCCCGGGAGTTGAGCCAGGCGCCGTTTGATAGAAAGGAATGCGTCAAGTGCAACTTTAACGGCACCCAGCAGGCTGGGTTGTTCGACGTCGACACAAAACTCGAAGGCCGATGCCTTAACGCCTTATGTTTCAAGAAGAAAGCGGAAGATTTTATTGCAGCTAAGGTGGTGGAACTGAAAAAAGCCGGTCGCAGGGTGCTGTCCATAAAACAGTATTACGCCACGCCTAACTACTACTCGATGGTTGACATTGGCGACAACTATGAACGGCGGACGCTGGGAAAAAAGTATGAGGAAAAATGCCGCGAATGTCCCTCTTTAATTTTCGTGGTTGACGAGAGAGTTAATGCCCAGATGCCCTCGATCTCGGAGCATTGCCCGGATAGTTCCTGTTATCGCCGGCTCACCACTTCCCAGCGTCCGAAGTCGGAAACCGGAGAGGACTACCGCAAAGAGCGCGAGAAACGGCAAGCCGAGGAGCGGGTGATCGAAGCGAAGCGGCGTTTTTGGAAAAAGAGCATCATCGAGGGCGCTTCGCCGGCCGATATAGACTGCATAGTCGCCCATCTTTTGCTGGAGTATGTTTCTCATTATGCCTCGATTAGGGAGGGTTCTAATCCGCTCATCGACAAACTGAGTGATCTGGACTGCAGCGGGAAGATTGCCGAGAAATTCCTGGCTTTGCCCTCAAAAGAATTGGCGACGGTCATGGTCCATCTGTTCGACATCGCCATCAACCGCAGCCTCAACCTGGAAGATGAAGACCTGGAGTATTTTGCCGCCCACCTGAAAAAGTCGGTCGCGAAGGATTTCGTTATCGACGAGGCGTACCTGCAGCCGAAGACCAAGGCCCAGCTGCTCAAACTAGCCAAGGAACTCGGGCTATACAGGAAAGCCGAGGAGGCAACCGCTCTCGCGCAAATGAAGAAGCCGGAGTTGATCACCTGGATCCTGGGGCATGATCTCAAGGGCAAAGTGCCGGCGGAGATCGCGGGCAAGAAGAAAAAGGGAGGTAAATAG
- a CDS encoding helix-turn-helix domain-containing protein produces the protein MTMGTDRLFIADNSGDKKYFTQIPNIVPALAKANEQSLYLVMKSVAGEAGVCWAGTRELAARMGVSRATAKKALAALLKRRWIEYIGERNLATGGGRQPVKCYRVLDIWPENLAYFEGGSILTHPELSTPPKVGQTGPIGGSILTRGGSKTTKGGSNWTPNNIRKDNNINIGGLFQNQPDPRTYSQGEAIPKEIPEEFRAAVKKLKGELEDEKR, from the coding sequence ATGACAATGGGAACCGATCGTCTATTTATTGCCGACAATTCAGGGGATAAAAAGTATTTTACGCAAATCCCTAATATCGTCCCGGCCCTCGCAAAAGCTAACGAGCAATCCCTTTATCTGGTGATGAAAAGCGTCGCCGGCGAAGCGGGCGTCTGCTGGGCCGGCACACGCGAACTGGCCGCCCGGATGGGTGTTAGCCGGGCCACCGCCAAAAAGGCGTTGGCAGCCCTATTGAAACGCCGCTGGATCGAGTACATCGGCGAACGTAATCTCGCCACCGGCGGCGGCCGGCAGCCGGTCAAATGCTACCGGGTATTGGACATCTGGCCGGAGAACCTGGCGTACTTTGAAGGTGGGTCTATTTTGACCCACCCGGAGTTATCCACACCCCCCAAGGTGGGTCAAACTGGACCCATAGGTGGGTCTATTTTGACACGAGGTGGGTCAAAAACGACCAAAGGTGGGTCAAACTGGACCCCTAATAATATCCGGAAAGATAATAATATAAATATAGGGGGCCTTTTTCAAAATCAACCGGATCCCCGGACTTATTCACAGGGGGAGGCGATTCCAAAAGAGATCCCGGAGGAGTTCAGGGCCGCAGTAAAAAAGTTAAAGGGGGAATTGGAAGATGAAAAACGTTAA
- a CDS encoding SMC family ATPase, protein MKINKVHLQNIGPHRDLTIDFSDLGPLIAITGENGAGKSFLIEAVVACLYGVFPSRPGSLYDRITQGFEGEAVIAIDFEMNGESYTATRLLKKTGKTTSAQGRLFKGKNKPGKLLSGPKINDFEQAVVNLLGPQDLFMASVFSSQANSGDICSARPSERKAVFGQLLGLEKFDRLSAAAKGKAAAAETEAASQEREISGLRERAKGLPAAQESLVCAQKGQEVATIELARQCAVVYDLEAKSKAGEIALERWRSLNGQLQKLDQEIVQAEKQVDNDRLEWRRLKDMIDRAPAIEKAEAALAAALEIKEGLQAELSGIEKENNAARLDFEQKRSELDRLTRDVEDRRRDRVQLANQAKLLDSTPNQACCSGCSLVASAVKAREALPAAIEAEKAAEKKVAGFQLGKLILKDAAEHEKTLREQVDLIGRLRVETADAPRLREAQGKMSVLAEAGKKKAVALEAKKTDQVKLKTEAAEAEKAIAGVDKSVYDQAKADQRRSEEALAGFASQIGALKERIAGLETAGRQADALEAQLAAGRIAIADYRAIEQAFGRSGIQPLIIEQARPELEQLAGEMLGAATGGRMVVRFETQKENKDGTIAESLDIIITMDGLERKIEEFSGGEQKMIRTAVRLTLAVWQARRGGSRLKSLFIDEIADALDGENSDRILKLLESLTGQFERIFIISHDDDLLAEMPVRINIERGRVEIIK, encoded by the coding sequence GTGAAGATCAACAAGGTTCATCTACAAAACATCGGCCCCCACCGCGATCTCACGATCGACTTTTCCGATCTCGGGCCGCTCATCGCGATCACTGGTGAGAACGGCGCGGGCAAGTCGTTCCTGATCGAAGCCGTCGTCGCCTGTCTTTACGGCGTTTTTCCCTCCCGGCCGGGATCTCTTTACGATCGGATCACGCAGGGATTTGAGGGGGAAGCGGTGATCGCGATCGACTTTGAGATGAATGGCGAGAGTTATACGGCAACGAGGTTGTTAAAAAAGACCGGGAAGACCACGAGCGCGCAAGGACGATTATTCAAAGGCAAGAATAAACCGGGAAAACTGCTTTCCGGGCCGAAAATCAACGATTTCGAGCAGGCCGTGGTCAACCTTTTGGGACCGCAGGATCTGTTTATGGCCTCTGTGTTCAGTTCGCAGGCCAATTCCGGGGACATTTGCAGCGCCCGGCCGAGCGAACGCAAGGCGGTCTTCGGCCAACTGCTCGGCCTGGAGAAGTTCGACCGGCTGTCGGCCGCGGCCAAAGGTAAGGCGGCGGCGGCCGAGACAGAGGCGGCCAGCCAGGAGCGGGAGATATCGGGGTTGAGAGAGCGGGCCAAAGGCCTCCCAGCGGCGCAGGAAAGTCTTGTATGCGCGCAGAAAGGACAAGAGGTGGCAACCATTGAGTTGGCGCGCCAGTGTGCCGTTGTGTACGATCTGGAGGCCAAGAGCAAAGCCGGAGAAATCGCCCTTGAGCGCTGGCGATCGCTGAACGGTCAACTGCAGAAGCTCGACCAGGAGATCGTTCAGGCCGAGAAACAGGTCGATAACGACCGGCTGGAGTGGCGGCGGCTCAAGGACATGATCGACCGGGCGCCGGCGATCGAAAAGGCCGAAGCCGCTCTGGCGGCCGCTTTGGAGATCAAAGAGGGGCTGCAAGCGGAGTTATCCGGGATCGAGAAGGAAAACAACGCGGCGCGGCTTGACTTTGAACAGAAGCGATCGGAACTTGATCGCTTGACGCGGGACGTGGAGGACCGGCGAAGGGATCGGGTGCAGCTGGCGAACCAGGCCAAACTGCTGGACAGCACGCCTAACCAGGCCTGCTGCAGCGGTTGCTCCCTGGTCGCCAGCGCCGTCAAAGCCCGGGAAGCGTTGCCGGCGGCGATCGAGGCCGAAAAGGCGGCCGAGAAGAAGGTCGCCGGCTTCCAGCTGGGAAAACTGATCTTAAAGGACGCGGCGGAGCACGAAAAGACCCTCCGTGAACAGGTCGATCTTATCGGCCGACTCCGGGTCGAAACCGCCGACGCGCCGCGGCTCCGGGAGGCCCAGGGCAAGATGAGCGTGCTGGCCGAGGCCGGCAAGAAGAAGGCGGTGGCCTTAGAGGCCAAGAAGACCGACCAGGTGAAGCTAAAGACTGAAGCCGCTGAGGCGGAAAAGGCGATCGCGGGCGTCGATAAGTCCGTCTACGACCAGGCAAAGGCCGACCAGCGGCGCAGTGAAGAAGCGCTCGCCGGGTTTGCTTCCCAGATCGGCGCGCTTAAAGAGCGGATCGCCGGCCTGGAAACCGCCGGCCGGCAAGCGGATGCCCTGGAGGCACAACTGGCGGCCGGCCGGATCGCGATCGCCGATTACCGGGCGATCGAACAGGCGTTCGGCCGGTCCGGGATCCAGCCGCTGATCATCGAGCAGGCCCGGCCGGAGCTGGAGCAACTTGCAGGCGAAATGCTGGGCGCGGCAACCGGCGGCCGGATGGTCGTCAGGTTCGAAACCCAAAAGGAAAACAAAGACGGAACGATCGCCGAAAGCCTCGACATCATCATCACGATGGACGGCCTGGAACGCAAAATCGAAGAATTCAGCGGCGGCGAACAGAAGATGATCCGCACAGCCGTCCGGCTGACCCTGGCGGTCTGGCAGGCGCGCCGGGGCGGCTCCCGGCTCAAGTCGCTCTTTATCGACGAAATCGCCGACGCCCTGGACGGGGAGAACAGCGACCGGATATTGAAACTTTTGGAGTCGCTGACCGGCCAATTCGAGCGGATCTTCATCATCAGTCACGACGACGACCTGCTGGCCGAAATGCCGGTGCGGATCAATATCGAGCGGGGCAGGGTGGAGATCATCAAGTGA
- a CDS encoding metallophosphoesterase, whose protein sequence is MKLVIVADLHFQGKILKDKTVAWDNVVDKILEMKADRVNLAGDVFHKSNIADREASMGTIYRPFMDGVNRLTGAGIVVEIDQGNHDMATGDQKSALEPIKDAGIRVVDTFGQTTEGDDFIVCHIPWIADTEERQKNLAIWLTEIKRLFRGNRSKCKIVVGHIMVKGAQLNSGVCLRKGSFEVDPEILDDLGADVIAFGDIHKRQRYYVGAMSQNNFGEEGNPQGFMVVDTEKRTHEFIEIAAPQYRTIEVEKDSSADVIGLPGDYLKVRYLSKPNPLMLETLQNDPRFKNITIEIVPERVAPVRQVEGVEAGRSDADLLDAYLKSQGRNDVDRARIAGVARELAGELR, encoded by the coding sequence ATGAAACTCGTTATCGTTGCCGACCTGCACTTCCAAGGGAAGATACTCAAGGACAAGACCGTCGCCTGGGATAACGTGGTCGATAAGATCCTCGAAATGAAAGCCGACCGCGTGAACCTCGCTGGCGACGTCTTCCACAAGTCGAATATCGCCGATCGCGAAGCGAGCATGGGGACCATCTACCGGCCGTTCATGGACGGAGTGAACCGATTGACCGGTGCCGGCATAGTGGTTGAGATCGACCAGGGCAATCACGACATGGCGACCGGCGATCAGAAGTCGGCGCTCGAGCCCATCAAAGACGCGGGGATCCGCGTGGTCGATACGTTCGGGCAAACGACGGAGGGCGACGACTTTATTGTTTGCCATATTCCCTGGATCGCCGATACCGAGGAACGGCAGAAAAACCTGGCGATCTGGCTGACGGAGATCAAACGGCTGTTCAGGGGGAACCGCTCGAAATGCAAGATCGTGGTCGGTCACATCATGGTCAAGGGCGCGCAGTTGAATTCCGGCGTCTGTCTCCGTAAAGGGTCTTTCGAGGTTGACCCCGAGATCCTCGACGATCTTGGCGCGGACGTGATCGCTTTCGGCGACATTCACAAGCGCCAGCGGTACTACGTCGGGGCCATGAGCCAGAATAATTTTGGGGAAGAGGGCAACCCGCAGGGGTTCATGGTCGTGGACACCGAAAAACGGACGCATGAATTCATTGAGATCGCGGCGCCGCAGTATCGGACAATCGAGGTTGAAAAGGATAGTTCAGCGGATGTAATCGGTTTGCCGGGAGATTATTTGAAGGTCAGATATCTGTCAAAGCCGAATCCCCTAATGCTAGAAACCCTGCAAAACGATCCGCGCTTTAAGAACATCACCATTGAGATCGTGCCCGAGCGTGTCGCGCCGGTTCGCCAGGTCGAGGGCGTCGAGGCCGGGCGTTCTGACGCCGACCTGTTGGACGCATATCTCAAGAGCCAAGGCAGGAACGATGTCGATCGGGCGCGGATCGCCGGGGTGGCCCGGGAACTGGCGGGGGAGTTGCGGTGA
- a CDS encoding hemolysin III family protein has translation MKLRLKEPLSGALHFLGAVLAVLALVALILNGLDSPWKIVSFSIYGATLILLYNFSTLYHWAPPELGGKNQLFRKLDHLSIYLLIAGSYTPFCLVTMRGPWGWSLLGVVWGLALIGIMVQAIYINVDRRLTTLIYIGMGWMVLVAIKPLLAALPPNGIWLLFLGGLAYSLGGVVYALKKPNFSRFFGFHELWHLFVLLGSFLHFLAIYLYIAGT, from the coding sequence ATGAAATTAAGATTAAAAGAGCCGCTCAGCGGCGCGCTGCATTTCCTGGGGGCGGTCCTTGCCGTCCTCGCCCTGGTTGCCCTCATCCTGAACGGCCTGGATTCTCCCTGGAAGATCGTCTCTTTCTCGATCTACGGAGCGACCCTGATCCTGCTCTATAATTTCAGCACCCTCTATCACTGGGCGCCGCCGGAATTGGGCGGCAAGAACCAGCTGTTCCGGAAGCTCGACCATCTCTCGATCTACTTATTGATCGCCGGCTCTTATACCCCTTTTTGCCTGGTCACCATGCGCGGCCCCTGGGGCTGGTCGCTGCTTGGCGTCGTTTGGGGACTGGCTTTGATCGGGATCATGGTCCAAGCCATTTACATCAACGTTGACCGGCGCCTTACTACCCTAATTTATATTGGGATGGGCTGGATGGTCTTGGTCGCCATAAAACCATTATTGGCCGCGCTGCCGCCGAACGGGATCTGGCTTTTATTCCTGGGCGGACTGGCCTACTCCCTGGGCGGCGTGGTTTACGCGCTGAAGAAACCGAACTTCTCCCGGTTTTTTGGCTTTCACGAGCTTTGGCACTTGTTCGTCCTCCTCGGCTCGTTCCTGCATTTCCTGGCGATCTATTTATATATTGCCGGAACATGA
- a CDS encoding pentapeptide repeat-containing protein — protein sequence MTTSGHNPDIFAADSFADRTFQGVVLPEGDLRHKEFSDCIFTKCELNGCDLSGALFVDCNFNNCDLSNIKVNGCGFRSCVFNGCKLVGVVFSTVNPLLLNWDFTKCKIALCKFSDLSLKRSRFTECVIQGTEFIKVDMTAADFSGSDLQNSTFDGVNLEKAIFLGAWNYYIDPTRNKLKQARFSYPEALSLLAPFGVKIE from the coding sequence ATGACTACCAGCGGACATAACCCGGATATTTTTGCGGCCGATTCCTTTGCCGACCGGACTTTTCAGGGCGTCGTCCTGCCGGAGGGTGATCTTCGGCACAAGGAGTTCTCCGACTGCATCTTTACAAAATGCGAGCTGAACGGCTGCGACCTCTCCGGCGCGCTGTTCGTCGACTGCAATTTTAATAACTGCGACCTTTCCAATATCAAGGTCAACGGCTGCGGTTTTCGCTCCTGCGTCTTTAACGGCTGCAAGCTGGTCGGCGTCGTCTTTTCGACAGTTAACCCGCTTCTCCTGAACTGGGATTTCACCAAATGCAAGATCGCGCTCTGCAAGTTCAGCGATCTGAGCCTGAAGCGGAGCCGTTTCACCGAATGCGTCATTCAGGGAACGGAATTTATCAAGGTGGACATGACCGCCGCCGATTTTTCCGGCTCCGATCTGCAGAACAGCACCTTTGACGGGGTTAACTTGGAGAAGGCGATCTTCCTCGGCGCCTGGAATTACTATATCGATCCGACCCGGAACAAGCTCAAGCAAGCCCGCTTCTCTTATCCGGAAGCGCTCTCCCTGCTCGCCCCTTTCGGGGTCAAGATCGAGTAA
- a CDS encoding S-layer homology domain-containing protein, producing MALCAAASAWADTSLSGYNGARPLALGNAYLGLADDGYSLYSNPAGITGVKTFNVVSLYSQPETGVAYASIGAVFPEAFGGWVGVAYKRLSLSGFQASAETVDYADQEAIIALARQYGDQLSAGLNVHFFVKGLSRNVSGFEGANGSGSAIDLALKYRQYSWLNLGLALQDFAGRIDYRDGSRQQLDPTIGLGSSFKLLGQGALLSREAHEVTANLDLSQNGGRPLLLHSGLEWWPVWFLAARFGVEQSFTEVQGTTTSNAVFNNLTAGIGLKFPGFSFDYALYRYGDSTGDQVHYFSLSYSEVPDTDGEWRTSTPEAAVATQEGQMVKRLKRRHFSDVPKNYWAREAIELLATAGIMDGYPDGRFRPNLKMTRGSFDTILSVARSSMPAFVSEPDQLLSREAAAKMLNLTGNVTRPKAAITRAEAAQMIYKTYWAQAFLKRLPPIED from the coding sequence TTGGCGCTCTGCGCGGCGGCGTCCGCCTGGGCCGACACCTCGCTCAGCGGCTACAACGGCGCCCGGCCGCTGGCGCTCGGCAACGCCTACCTCGGTTTGGCCGACGACGGTTATTCGCTCTATTCCAATCCGGCCGGGATCACGGGCGTAAAGACTTTTAACGTCGTCAGTCTTTATTCCCAGCCGGAGACCGGGGTCGCTTACGCCTCGATCGGGGCGGTTTTCCCCGAGGCGTTCGGCGGCTGGGTCGGCGTCGCTTACAAGCGATTGTCGCTTTCCGGTTTCCAGGCCTCGGCCGAGACGGTCGATTACGCCGACCAGGAGGCGATCATCGCGCTGGCCCGGCAGTACGGCGACCAGCTCTCCGCCGGCCTGAACGTCCACTTTTTCGTGAAAGGGCTATCGCGGAACGTTTCCGGTTTTGAGGGAGCGAACGGGAGCGGCTCGGCCATTGACCTGGCGCTCAAATACCGGCAGTATTCCTGGCTGAACCTGGGCCTGGCCTTGCAGGATTTTGCCGGGCGGATCGATTACCGCGACGGTTCGCGCCAGCAGCTCGATCCGACCATCGGGCTCGGCTCGTCCTTTAAATTGCTGGGCCAGGGAGCGCTCCTCTCCCGGGAAGCGCACGAAGTGACCGCCAATCTCGACCTGAGCCAGAACGGGGGCCGCCCGCTCTTGCTCCATTCCGGCCTCGAGTGGTGGCCGGTGTGGTTCCTGGCGGCCCGGTTCGGGGTGGAACAAAGTTTTACCGAGGTCCAGGGTACGACCACCAGCAACGCGGTCTTCAACAACCTGACGGCCGGCATCGGCCTTAAATTCCCCGGCTTCTCTTTTGACTACGCGCTCTACCGCTACGGCGACTCGACCGGCGACCAGGTCCATTATTTTTCCTTGAGCTACAGCGAGGTGCCGGATACCGACGGGGAGTGGCGGACTTCCACGCCCGAAGCGGCTGTTGCGACGCAAGAGGGCCAGATGGTGAAACGGCTGAAGCGCCGGCATTTCAGCGACGTTCCCAAGAACTACTGGGCGCGGGAGGCGATCGAGCTGCTAGCCACGGCCGGGATCATGGACGGCTATCCGGACGGCCGGTTCCGCCCGAACTTAAAAATGACCCGGGGCTCTTTTGACACGATCCTGTCGGTCGCCCGGAGCAGCATGCCGGCGTTCGTCAGCGAGCCGGACCAACTGTTATCCCGCGAGGCGGCGGCGAAGATGCTCAACCTGACCGGCAATGTCACCCGGCCGAAGGCGGCGATCACCCGGGCCGAAGCGGCGCAGATGATCTACAAGACCTACTGGGCGCAGGCGTTCCTTAAACGCCTCCCGCCGATCGAGGATTAA